One genomic segment of Arthrobacter sp. Marseille-P9274 includes these proteins:
- a CDS encoding aldo/keto reductase: MEYRRLGNSGLTVSAVGLGCNNLGRAGTPTESQDGTDAVVHAALEAGVTLFDVADSYGKEPGLSEEFLGRALGQRRDDVVVATKFGMDMRGANGEDFGARGSRRYIVRAAEASLRRLGTEWIDLYQFHTPDPLTPIEETLSALDDLVRAGKVRYIGHSNRAGWQIAEAEFTARMHGFTRFVSSQNHYNLLDRRAELEVTPAAEAYGLGVLPYFPLANGLLTGKYKDGKAPEGSRLSHSRTNLLQDADWEQLGAFSKFAADRGLAEIEVAFSWLASRPSVGSVIAGATKPEQIRQNASSAGWKPSADDLAALDGIFPATPKVALF; the protein is encoded by the coding sequence AATACCGCCGACTCGGCAACTCCGGTCTCACTGTCTCCGCTGTGGGGCTCGGCTGCAACAACCTGGGCCGTGCCGGCACGCCCACGGAAAGCCAGGACGGGACGGACGCCGTCGTACATGCGGCGCTGGAGGCCGGCGTCACGCTGTTCGACGTCGCGGACAGCTACGGGAAAGAGCCCGGGCTGAGCGAGGAGTTCCTTGGGCGGGCCCTGGGACAGCGGCGGGATGACGTCGTCGTCGCCACCAAATTCGGGATGGACATGCGCGGTGCCAACGGCGAGGACTTCGGCGCCCGCGGTTCGCGGCGCTACATCGTCAGGGCAGCCGAGGCCTCGCTGCGGCGGCTGGGCACGGAGTGGATCGACCTCTACCAGTTCCACACCCCGGACCCGCTGACGCCGATCGAGGAGACCCTCTCCGCCCTGGACGACCTGGTCCGGGCCGGAAAGGTGCGCTACATCGGGCACTCCAACCGTGCCGGCTGGCAGATCGCCGAGGCCGAGTTCACCGCCCGGATGCATGGCTTCACGCGCTTCGTCTCCAGCCAGAACCACTACAATCTGCTGGACCGCCGGGCGGAGCTTGAGGTCACCCCGGCGGCCGAGGCGTACGGGCTGGGCGTGCTGCCGTACTTCCCGCTGGCCAACGGGCTGCTGACCGGCAAGTACAAGGACGGCAAGGCGCCCGAGGGCAGCCGGCTGAGCCATTCGCGTACCAACCTGCTCCAGGACGCCGACTGGGAGCAGCTCGGTGCGTTCTCCAAGTTCGCGGCGGACCGCGGGCTGGCGGAAATCGAGGTGGCCTTCTCCTGGCTCGCGTCCCGCCCGTCGGTCGGTTCGGTGATTGCCGGAGCCACCAAGCCGGAGCAGATCCGGCAGAACGCCTCGTCCGCAGGGTGGAAGCCATCAGCCGACGACCTGGCCGCGCTGGACGGGATCTTCCCGGCAACGCCCAAGGTCGCCCTCTTCTAG
- a CDS encoding nucleoside hydrolase, with translation MRVIFDNDTGIDDALALVYLLSRPDVELAAITCSAGNVSAEQVARNNLALLRLCGRPDVEVAAGASDPLSIPLVTTPETHGEQGLGYAELAAGSAQVSPRAAVDLWIEEVRRAPGELTALLTAPLTNFALALRRDPELPRLLKRTVIMGGCYFYQGNTTPTAEWNTHVDPHAAAEVFAAFEGLPEEQLPVVCALETTERIELQPAHVARLARESGCAAEELLRPDDAAGTRSTASSPLVRFLSDALRFYFEFHRQYDQGYVAHVHDVFAAAVAAGTVEYRARPATVHVETAPGPLVGTTVADYRGLWGRKPNARIVSWNDPPAVFDEVLGSISALARRLEGQPGPVR, from the coding sequence GTGCGCGTCATCTTCGACAACGACACCGGGATCGACGACGCCCTGGCGCTCGTCTACCTGCTCAGCCGGCCCGACGTCGAACTGGCGGCGATCACCTGCTCCGCCGGCAACGTCTCGGCCGAGCAGGTGGCCCGGAACAACCTCGCCCTGCTGCGGCTGTGCGGCCGGCCGGACGTGGAGGTGGCGGCCGGGGCCAGCGATCCGCTGTCCATCCCGCTGGTCACCACCCCGGAGACGCACGGAGAGCAGGGCCTCGGCTACGCGGAACTCGCCGCAGGCTCCGCACAGGTCTCGCCGCGCGCCGCCGTCGACCTCTGGATCGAGGAAGTCCGCCGGGCCCCCGGCGAACTGACGGCGCTGCTAACGGCGCCGCTGACGAACTTCGCGCTTGCGCTGCGCCGCGACCCGGAGCTGCCGCGGCTGCTCAAGCGCACCGTGATCATGGGCGGCTGCTACTTCTACCAGGGCAACACCACGCCCACGGCCGAGTGGAACACCCATGTGGACCCGCACGCGGCGGCCGAGGTCTTCGCCGCGTTCGAGGGGCTGCCGGAGGAGCAGTTGCCGGTCGTCTGTGCCCTGGAGACCACCGAGCGGATCGAGCTGCAGCCGGCGCATGTGGCCCGGCTCGCCCGGGAGTCCGGCTGCGCGGCGGAGGAGCTGCTTCGCCCGGACGATGCCGCGGGGACCCGCAGCACGGCCTCCAGCCCGCTGGTCCGCTTCCTCTCGGACGCGCTGCGCTTCTACTTCGAGTTCCACCGCCAGTACGACCAGGGCTACGTCGCGCACGTGCACGACGTCTTCGCCGCGGCCGTGGCCGCCGGGACCGTCGAGTACCGCGCCCGGCCGGCCACCGTGCACGTCGAGACGGCGCCGGGCCCGCTGGTGGGCACCACCGTGGCCGACTACCGCGGGCTGTGGGGGAGGAAGCCCAACGCGCGCATCGTGAGCTGGAACGACCCGCCGGCGGTGTTCGACGAAGTCCTCGGCTCCATCTCCGCCCTGGCCCGCCGGCTGGAAGGGCAGCCCGGGCCGGTTCGGTAG
- a CDS encoding ECF transporter S component, which yields MSNSLLLPARSRATLRTRLLPLVGAALIAATYAMLVLLQPAEAAAGLSSWPAVVAFAGYLAGAVLLLAGVLPQLPASVLTVIPVGLVLNIVFGQFVGSTLVPLYLDSIGTVLVGLLAGRSAGAATGVLGSLVWSLFNPTVLPFAAGAAVVGFLAGSVGTLVLRRAWLAPVAGFLTGIVAAVVSAPVAAFVYGGTSGAATGAIVGMFRAMGDSLLASVTKQALISDPADKAVAFLVAAVLVLVLPRRTRLQFPLPRRAAANRD from the coding sequence ATGTCCAATTCCCTGCTCCTGCCCGCCCGTTCCAGAGCCACGCTGCGCACACGGCTGCTGCCGCTGGTTGGCGCGGCCCTCATCGCCGCCACCTACGCCATGCTCGTGCTGCTCCAGCCCGCGGAGGCCGCAGCAGGGCTCTCCAGCTGGCCGGCCGTCGTTGCCTTCGCGGGCTACCTGGCCGGCGCCGTCCTGCTGCTGGCCGGCGTCCTGCCGCAGCTGCCGGCCTCCGTCCTGACCGTCATCCCCGTGGGCCTGGTGCTCAACATCGTGTTCGGCCAGTTCGTCGGCAGCACGCTCGTGCCGCTGTACCTGGATTCCATCGGCACCGTGCTGGTGGGCCTGCTCGCGGGCCGCTCCGCCGGTGCCGCCACCGGGGTGCTCGGTTCGCTCGTCTGGTCCCTGTTCAACCCCACCGTGCTGCCCTTCGCCGCGGGCGCAGCCGTGGTCGGCTTCCTGGCCGGTTCCGTCGGCACGCTGGTGCTGCGCCGCGCCTGGCTGGCCCCGGTCGCCGGGTTCCTCACCGGCATCGTCGCCGCCGTGGTCTCCGCGCCGGTCGCGGCCTTCGTCTACGGCGGCACGTCCGGTGCCGCTACGGGCGCCATCGTGGGCATGTTCCGCGCCATGGGCGATTCGCTGCTCGCCTCGGTGACCAAGCAGGCTCTGATCTCCGACCCGGCGGACAAGGCGGTGGCCTTCCTGGTCGCGGCCGTGCTCGTGCTGGTCCTGCCGCGGCGGACCCGGCTGCAGTTCCCGCTTCCGCGCCGCGCCGCCGCGAACCGGGACTGA